The proteins below are encoded in one region of Pseudonocardia sp. DSM 110487:
- a CDS encoding sugar transferase — translation MSRSDRHRHVPSLRAPRVLMYHYFGDAPGADPEQLFVSEEAFAAQLRHLRRSGWHALTLDEYLAALDGAPTPRRSYLVTIDDGHESAVRVAAPALHAAGVPSVLFVCPDHIGGRAEWTDAYADERLAPAEELKGLPDLGMELGVHSADHTRMAGMDDATLHVHVTDARDRLEATTGVRARSFAYPYGTHDPAARAAVAAEGYEVAFAVARENGRFAVDRVFVRSGDSLLRFRFKLSTAYRVISRVGGRAWRLRHAVRRLGARLRGMVSGRGAAIVRRLADVVVSGAALVALAIPMLVIAAAIRIESDGPALFRQRRVGLRRRPFEMLKFRTMKPGGDDSALRELIARELRGEDTVVDGSSKLNGDTRITRVGRFLRRTSLDELPQLINVLRGDMTLVGPRPCLEWEAEMFPAEYGARFDVPPGLTGLWQVSGRSALGTLDMLRLDVRYVEERTLARDLEILVRTVPAVLGGGGSR, via the coding sequence ATGTCCCGATCTGATCGTCACCGGCACGTGCCCTCGTTGCGGGCGCCCCGCGTGCTGATGTACCACTACTTCGGCGACGCACCCGGCGCCGACCCGGAGCAGCTCTTCGTCAGCGAGGAGGCGTTCGCGGCGCAGCTGCGTCACCTGCGCCGCAGCGGCTGGCACGCGCTCACGCTCGACGAGTACCTCGCCGCGCTGGACGGGGCCCCGACCCCGCGCCGCTCGTACCTGGTGACGATCGACGACGGGCACGAGTCCGCCGTGCGCGTCGCGGCGCCCGCGCTCCACGCGGCAGGCGTGCCGTCCGTGCTGTTCGTCTGCCCGGATCACATCGGCGGCCGGGCCGAGTGGACCGACGCCTACGCCGACGAGCGGCTCGCGCCGGCCGAGGAGCTGAAGGGGCTCCCGGACCTCGGCATGGAGCTGGGCGTCCACAGCGCCGACCACACCCGCATGGCCGGGATGGACGACGCCACCCTGCACGTCCACGTCACCGACGCGCGCGACCGGCTCGAGGCCACCACCGGGGTGCGGGCCCGCTCGTTCGCCTACCCGTACGGCACGCACGACCCCGCGGCAAGGGCCGCGGTCGCCGCCGAGGGCTACGAGGTGGCGTTCGCCGTGGCCCGCGAGAACGGCCGCTTCGCGGTCGACCGGGTGTTCGTCCGCAGCGGCGACTCGTTGCTGCGGTTCCGGTTCAAGCTGTCCACGGCGTACCGGGTGATCTCCCGGGTCGGCGGGCGGGCATGGCGGCTGCGGCACGCGGTCCGGAGGCTCGGGGCGCGGCTGCGGGGCATGGTGTCCGGTCGCGGCGCCGCGATCGTGCGCCGACTGGCCGACGTCGTGGTCTCGGGGGCCGCGCTCGTGGCGCTGGCGATCCCGATGCTGGTCATCGCCGCCGCCATCCGGATCGAGAGCGACGGGCCCGCCCTGTTCCGGCAGCGGCGGGTGGGGCTGCGCCGCCGTCCGTTCGAGATGCTCAAGTTCCGCACGATGAAGCCCGGCGGCGACGACAGCGCGCTGCGGGAGTTGATCGCGCGCGAGCTGCGGGGCGAGGACACCGTCGTCGACGGCAGCTCGAAGCTGAACGGTGACACCCGCATCACCCGCGTCGGCCGGTTCCTGCGCCGCACGAGCCTCGACGAGCTGCCGCAGCTGATCAACGTGCTGCGCGGCGACATGACGCTGGTGGGGCCGCGGCCGTGCCTCGAATGGGAGGCCGAGATGTTCCCGGCCGAGTACGGGGCGCGGTTCGACGTGCCACCTGGCCTCACCGGGTTGTGGCAGGTCAGCGGCCGCAGCGCCCTCGGCACGCTCGACATGCTTCGCCTCGACGTCCGGTACGTGGAGGAGCGCACCCTCGCGCGCGACCTCGAGATACTGGTCCGCACGGTGCCGGCCGTGCTGGGTGGGGGTGGATCGCGGTGA
- a CDS encoding DegT/DnrJ/EryC1/StrS aminotransferase family protein gives MTTTVPFLDLAAVHLDLRDDLDVAWKEVLAHGRFIGGPEVAAFEAAFAAHCEVAHCAGVANGTDALELILAGLGIGPGDEVIVPANTFVATVEAVRTAGARPRFVDVRPDTLLADPAAVAAAITPRTAAIVAVHLFGQMADVDALGKLASRHGLALIEDAAQAHGARYQGRRAGSWGAAAAFSFYPGKNLGALGDGGAAVSDDAQLIDRIRLLADHGRSVDDRFVHEVSGRNSRLDTLQAAALRVKLAHLDRMNEARVALVERYRRGLPSWCVPVAVDPAADPVYHLAVVQVPDRPTVTSALDAAGIGWGLHYPVPCHRQPAFAEYADGPLPVVEEAAGRILSLPLSPGMAPEQVDLVCEVLHDVPI, from the coding sequence GTGACGACGACGGTTCCGTTCCTCGACCTCGCCGCTGTGCACCTCGACCTGCGTGACGATCTCGACGTCGCGTGGAAGGAGGTGCTCGCGCACGGGCGATTCATCGGAGGGCCCGAGGTCGCGGCCTTCGAGGCGGCGTTCGCCGCCCACTGCGAGGTGGCGCACTGCGCAGGGGTGGCCAACGGCACCGACGCGCTCGAGCTGATCCTCGCCGGGCTGGGGATCGGGCCGGGCGACGAGGTGATCGTGCCGGCGAACACGTTCGTGGCCACCGTCGAGGCCGTGCGCACCGCGGGCGCGCGGCCCCGGTTCGTGGACGTGCGCCCCGACACCCTGCTGGCCGACCCGGCCGCCGTCGCCGCGGCCATCACGCCGCGGACGGCGGCAATCGTGGCCGTCCACCTGTTCGGGCAGATGGCCGACGTCGACGCGCTGGGGAAGCTCGCGTCCCGGCACGGGCTGGCGCTGATCGAGGACGCCGCGCAGGCCCACGGGGCTCGCTACCAGGGCCGGCGCGCTGGTAGCTGGGGCGCGGCCGCCGCGTTCAGCTTCTACCCCGGCAAGAACCTCGGCGCACTCGGCGACGGCGGGGCGGCGGTCTCCGACGACGCGCAGCTGATCGACCGGATCCGGCTGCTCGCCGACCACGGCCGCTCCGTCGACGACCGGTTCGTCCACGAGGTCTCCGGCCGCAACAGCCGCTTGGACACGCTCCAGGCGGCGGCGCTGCGGGTCAAGCTCGCCCACCTCGATCGAATGAACGAAGCCCGTGTCGCGCTGGTCGAGCGGTACCGGCGCGGCCTGCCCTCGTGGTGCGTGCCGGTCGCGGTGGACCCCGCCGCCGACCCCGTCTACCACCTGGCGGTGGTCCAGGTGCCGGACCGGCCCACCGTCACGTCCGCGCTCGACGCCGCCGGCATCGGGTGGGGGCTGCACTACCCGGTGCCCTGTCACCGTCAGCCCGCCTTCGCCGAGTACGCCGACGGTCCGCTCCCCGTGGTCGAGGAGGCCGCCGGGCGGATCCTGTCGCTCCCGCTGTCGCCCGGCATGGCGCCGGAGCAGGTCGACCTGGTCTGCGAGGTCCTGCACGATGTCCCGATCTGA